In Gemmatimonas sp. UBA7669, one genomic interval encodes:
- the era gene encoding GTPase Era, whose amino-acid sequence MTRAGIVTVAGFPNAGKSTLLNRLVGEKLAITSNKPQSTRHRVVGIRTEGEAQMIILDTPGLLEPRDTLHSAMRNAALAAVRDADVLVHVVDATGNIPGSFAEAAHLEQAPRAVVLLALNKVDLLDAARREALTLRYPEAVQISAIKGEGMEQLVTAITDRLPTSPYYYPDDEISTQPVRFFCAEFVRETAMEQLGDELPHALACEIEEYREGSSPLYIRAVLHVERESQKRIVIGANGQQIKKLGKSARAKIERFVGQPVYLDLWVKVLPNWRRNRGAVMRLGYGDPNSRA is encoded by the coding sequence ATGACCCGAGCTGGCATCGTTACCGTGGCTGGATTCCCGAACGCTGGGAAGTCCACGCTGCTCAATCGGCTGGTCGGGGAGAAGCTGGCAATCACCTCGAACAAGCCGCAGAGCACGCGGCATCGGGTGGTGGGTATTCGCACCGAGGGCGAGGCGCAAATGATCATCCTCGACACCCCCGGTCTGCTCGAGCCGCGCGATACCTTGCATAGCGCCATGCGGAACGCCGCCCTGGCGGCCGTTCGCGACGCCGATGTGCTGGTGCATGTCGTGGACGCCACAGGTAATATCCCCGGCTCCTTTGCCGAGGCGGCCCATCTGGAGCAGGCGCCGCGCGCCGTGGTGCTGCTGGCGCTCAACAAGGTGGATCTGCTCGATGCCGCGAGGCGCGAGGCGTTGACGCTGCGCTACCCTGAGGCCGTGCAGATCTCCGCCATCAAGGGCGAAGGCATGGAGCAGTTGGTGACAGCCATCACCGACAGATTGCCAACGAGTCCGTATTACTATCCGGACGATGAAATCTCCACGCAGCCCGTGCGGTTCTTCTGCGCGGAGTTCGTGCGAGAGACGGCCATGGAGCAGCTTGGCGACGAATTGCCACATGCGCTGGCGTGTGAAATCGAAGAGTATCGGGAAGGCTCGTCCCCGCTGTACATTCGGGCCGTCCTGCATGTTGAACGTGAAAGTCAGAAGCGCATCGTGATCGGAGCCAACGGACAACAGATCAAGAAGTTGGGCAAGAGCGCGCGAGCCAAGATCGAGCGCTTTGTTGGCCAGCCGGTCTATCTCGACCTCTGGGTCAAGGTGTTGCCGAATTGGCGACGCAACCGCGGTGCGGTCATGCGACTTGGGTACGGCGACCCCAACTCGCGCGCGTGA